The following DNA comes from Saccopteryx leptura isolate mSacLep1 chromosome 7, mSacLep1_pri_phased_curated, whole genome shotgun sequence.
AGGAGACACAACCTGTTGGGCATGGCCCTAGGTCCAGAATCCAATTCCTAACTCAGTTCTCTTTCCCCTGCCTCAGCCTGGAGCCACTGCCATGCTTGGCGCTCGAGCTGGGCCAGGTGGGCAGCTCCCTACACGGGGAGCATCTGTAATCCCAGCTCGGACTCTTGGGCTGCTGAGCTCGGTCTCCTCACCTGTGGGAAATGATAGCATCGACTTCATGGGAGTGCTGTGGGCGTTTAATTGAGTACCTATTTGTGAATTGTGTTGTGAATAATACAGTTTGTAAACACAATGtccaaaattcttaaaaatatcaaAGACCACTGAAAGAGTGCCCGGCACTTGGTAAGGGCCGCTGATGCGTTCGCTGTTATTGTTGTGAAGACATTTGGAGACTGGAGATTGGTGTTGCTGGTGGGTGTGTGAGTTTGGTCCGGTGCTGAGTTACTGAGGACAGAAAAGAGCCCTCTATCTTGGACCCCAAAGTCCCCTTTTCCTTCACCCCATCCACTCCTGCACCAGCTGTGGCTCTAAATACACAAGGGACAAATACTTAAACCAGCAGCTTGTGGGGACTGGGCCAGTGTGTTTTATTCCCAAAGCATCCCAAGTTCCTGGAACAATGCAGAGCACAAGATTCTAACACAATAAATCTTTGCTACGTGAATGAATAAACGTGTCCCCACCTTAAGGGATGCTGGTCTAAAGGAGGGATTCAGAAGAGAATCAGGGATGCTACGGAAATCTATTCAGAATACTTGAAACTCGGGCATTCTCCATCCTCCCGAACCCGCCCTCCCCCTCACACGAGTCCTGCTGTTTTCCGTCTCTTAGAGCCAGACTCCCATCTCCGCGGTCACCAACTCTGCTTCTCCAGGCTTTTATTTTATCTCACCTGGAAAATTGCAACAGACTCACCTTCTGCCCCCCTGTCTCCGGGAGCCAAAAGAgggactttctaaataaaaaaataaataatcaagttGGATCCCTCCCTCGCCTAAGCACCTCCGAGATCTTCCCATTGCTTCCAGGTTCCAGTCCAAGTCCGTCGGCCACTGAGCCCGTGCAGAGATGCTCAGCGTCACTTTGTCACCGGGGAAGTGCAGATCACAGCCCCGGTGAGACGCCGCTTCGCACCCACTGGCGTGACTACCATCCAAACGTCCCCAGAGTTGAGGAGCATGTGGAGAGACGGGAACCTTCACACCCTGCTGGCGGGGGGCTAGGATGGCGCAGCTGGTGTGGGCACACTCTGGCAGCGCCTCGGAGTTAACCACAGAATTGCCGCAGACCCAGCAAACACCCAGGAGCTTACACGAATCCTGGTCAGTTGTCTAGAGAACACGGCTGTGCTCAATGTTTCTCcccatcttcatttttttttttgtttcttgtttttttttctgaagctggaaacagggagagacagtcagacagactcccgcatgagcccgaccgggatccacccggcacgcccaccaggggcgacgctctgcccctccggggcgtcgctctgccacgaccagagccactctagcgcctggggcagaggccaaggagccatccccagcacccgggccatctttgctccaatggagccttggctgcaggaggggaagagagagacagagaggaaggaggggggtggagaagcaaatgggcgcttctcctatgtgccctggccgggaatcgaacccgggtcccccgcacgccaggccgacactctaccgctgagccaaccggccagggcctccccatcTTCATTTTCGTTTCTGAACCCTGGCTGATCCTGTCCCATCTACGTTTCACAGCGAGGCTTCATGGCACCGCCGTTGCGGCTGCCACGCCCGTGTTCTCGGACCACCGTTTTCAGGCCGAGATTCGATCACGAAGACTCAGGCCTTCGTCTCATGGTTTGGCAGCAGCTTGCCCTTACCGGTTTTATTTTGCCGTGTGGCCCTACCCATAACGTTCGTCACGGGGTTGAATGAAATACTGAGAGGTTAGCTTTATTTCTCAGGCGTAGTCAGTTGGTTTTAAATAGGTAACGCTGTGCAGAGTAGGAAAAAAATGCAAGCCGTAGGAAGGGCTAGACAGAGGAGAGGCTGGGTGGCTCCCAGGGCTGCCGGCCGCAGCGGACCCCCAGGAGCCAGGACCTGCTCCGGCCCACAGGGCATCCGTGAGCGCAAAGGGGCCAGGTCTGCAGGTTCTGGGCAGGCCGGCCCTCAGATGAGCCCTTCCTGAGAATGGCCAGGGACAAGGTCTTCTCAGCTGATGGCAGGCCTCTCCCTCCTGCCAGGCTGAGGGCCCTCTGGAGCCAGCGCCTCCTGCAGCTGGGGACAAGACCCCCTGCAGGGGACGCCAGGCAGCCCAGCACAGTCAGTCACACATGGTCACCAAGTTCCCTCTGGTTCTCCCTACCCTTGTTGGCCAAATGCTTGCTTTTTATTGTTACTTTATTGTACCCCCGGTGCACCCTCCCAgcctgagctgggtgagctggcaggagcctctctctctttcatgccAGACGCTTCTCCCTGCCCCAGGGGTGGAGCCCACGCACTGGGGGCGGCAGCCTCCGGCAGCCTGGGGAATTGGGGCTTTTCTCcctgttcttccttttctctaaGGTGACTTTCCAGAGCTGCGGAGTTATAAAAAGTTCCGATGTGTCATCTTCTGGCACCGGGACAGCGGCAGGATGCCACTTGGCAAGCTCTCCTCTCCAACCCAAAGCTTGGCATTTGATTGGCAAAAGCAGTTGAAGGTTATTACAGATCTGTCCTAACGAGGTTTGTTAACTTATAATCAGAAAGACTTCATCGTTGCCTGGCCTGGGCtggcaccgtggataaagcgtctgcctgggatgctgagatcgccggttcgagaccccgggcttgcccggtcaaagcacgcacatatgagaagcaactacaaattgatgcttccctctaTTCCccgcccccctttctctctctctctcaaatcagtaaataaaatcttaaaaaacaaacaaacttcgcctgaccaggcggtggcgcagtggatacagcatcagactgggatgccgaggacccaggttcgagaccctgaggtcgccagcttgcgcgcgggctcatctggtttgagcaaaagcccaccagcttgaacccaaggtcgctggctccagcaaggggttactcggtctgctgaaggcctgcagtcaaggcacgtttgagaaggcaatcaatgaacaactaaggtgttgcaacgtgcaatgaaaaactaatgattgatgcttctcatctctctccgttcctgtctgtctgtccctgtctatccctctctctgactcactctctgtctctgtaaaaaaaaaacacacaaaaaaaccaaacaaacttcATCACAAAATCCCTTCCCCCAAGTCCCGTGGACGGAGCACTGTCAGATCCCACGGCAGGCACGTGCAGAATTGGAAGACTGGATGTTGGAAGGTGATAAGGGGGACGAACCCCCTAGAAAAGGAGGACAGGCCACCAGCCTCAGCTGGCTTGCCCATGGGGTGGGCACCCCTGCCTGGGGGGACGGCTTGGCTCCGTCTCAGGGTATGACAGCGGGGGAACTCACCACCTCtttctgcgccccccccccccagcccccatggCCTCCTGCCCCGTCCTGCAGAGGGAGAGGGTGTTCCAGTCGGGAACCCACGCCTACAGAATCCCTGCCCTGCTTTACCTGCCGCGGCAGAAGACCCTGCTGGCCTTCGCGGAGAAGCGGATGAGCAAGAAAGATGAGCACGCGGAGCTGATCGTCCTGCGCAGGGGAAGCTACGATGCATCCGCCCACCAGGTCCAGGTAAGGCAGGATGGGGGCACTATAACCCCGCTGGGAACACAGGGACCATGACATCCTTAGATGGCCGAGGtctgggggacagagggaaaagaaacACCGAAACCCAAGAGAGAGACCCAGGACCCTATCATGGACTGGGCAGTGAAAGTGCCCCCTAGTGGTCACCAGAAAACATGGCTTCACTGGGACTAAGGCAACAGCAGCTTCAGTGCCTGACTGGGCAAATCTGGGAAAACTAATGTTCAGAAAGGTTTTCTTACCTTATCGAGGACCTGAGAGAAGACTAGTTTAGGATCATGTAACTGGGGTTGCGGTCTTTGAGTAAAGGTGACCTGGGGAGTTGGGACTGAGGAGGGTTGGAGTGACTGCCCTTGTCCTGAAGTTCCAGCATATAGATCAAGTAATTGATTTTGACAAAGACACCAAAGGCTAGTGTATCATATATGGAGGGTTTAATGTTAGTGTTATCATTGCTTTGTGGTCATTATTACATAGCAGTTGTTCAGAGCATGGGGCTTGAAGCGGATGGACCTGGGTTCGAGTCCTGGTTCCATCACTTACCAGAGGCGTGGCCTTGGGCAACTCATCCACCTCACCTAAGCCTCTCGTTCTCCAGCCATAAGATGGAGCGAATAACACCTGTGTCCCCCAGGAGATGGGGGTTATGGTAGATGAGACAGTGCTAGGCTCTTGATACAGTGTCTGCCTTTAGAATCGCTCACTGGGGAGTAGCTATTAATGAATGGGGATGGACGTCAGAGCTGCCACATGCGTGACAATGACTCGGGGATTACGGAAGCTCCCTGTGAGCCCTTAGTGTCATGGAGCTGCCCCCTTGCAGGCTGCATTAATAGAGTATGATGGATAGCAGATGGGAGGTGGCTGTCATATTCTGTCCCACTCAAGTTAGACAACTGTGGTCACTGCTAGGGCTTCACTTTTCAAGAATGGGAAGTTGAACCAGGCTGGTAAGTTGAGGAAACCAGGAGGAAGTCGGGAATAGCTCGTGCCTGCCTGGCCTCTGCATCTGGAGGTCTAGCCCACCGAAGGGGCTCTGTGATATATGTCGGTGGGAATGGAGTCCCATTCAAGAGGAGTGGgctgtgttgtgtgtgtggggggggtgaggtGGAGCCTGGCTCCCTCAGTCCTGGGAGGGGATGAACCCTTTCCCTCGACGACCTTTGACCTAACCCCATGAGACGCACCCCTCCCACCCAGAGTGCAGCTCCTGTCCCTGTTCCTGGTCATTTCAAGGCagtgcttctctttcttcctctctccgcATTCAGTGGCACGGCCAGGAGGTGGTGGCCCAAGCCCAGCTGGAGGGCCACCGGTCCATGAACCCGAGCCCTTTGTACGATGAGAAGACGGggaccctcttcctcttcttcattgCCATTCCCCAGCAGGTCTCCGAGCACCACCAGCTGCACACTAGGGTCAACGTGACACGGCTGTGCCAGGTCACCAGCCCCGACCACGGGCGGTCCTGGGGCCCCGCCAGAGACCTCACCGCCTCGGCCATCGGCCCGGCCCACAAGGAATGGGCCACGTTTGCGGTGGGCCCGGGGCACTGCCTGCAGCTGCACAACGAGGCGCGGAGCCTGGTGGTGCCAGCCTACGCCTACCGGCtcctgcacgcccaccagcggcCCAGCCCCTTCGCCTTCTGCCTCCTCAGCCACGACCACGGGCTCACGTGGGCAAGAGGCAACTTTGTGGCCCAGGACACCCTGGAGTGCCAAGTGGCTGAGGTCGGGGGAGCCCACCAGAGGGTGGTGTATCTGAATGCCAGAAGCCCCCTCCGAGCCAGGGTCCAGGCCGAGAGCGCCAATGACGGGCTCGATTTCAAGGGCGCCCGGTCAGTGCGGAAGCTCGTGGAGCCTCCCCACGGCTGCCACGGGAGCGTGGTCAGCTTCCCCGGCCCCGGTGCGGGGCCGGACTCCCCTCACAGGTGGCTGCTCTACACTCACCCGACGGACCCCCAGCAGAGATCCAACCTGGGCGCCTACCTCAACACGCGGCCCCCGGCCCCCGACGCCTGGTCCCAGCCCGCCCTGCTGGCCGTGGGCAGCTGCGCCTACTCGGACCTCCAGAGCCTGGGCGTCGGCCCCGACGGCTCGCCCCAGTTCGGGTGTCTGTACGAATCTGATAACTACGAGGAGATCGTCTTCCTCCTGTTCACCCTGAAACAGGCCTTCCAAGCGGACCGTTCCCCTCGGTGACCCCGCCACACGCTGCCCCCCCAGTCTCATCCCACTGACCAGGGGCTAATGGGTTCGCCTCTGACTTTGCAGGTAGTTCTCAGTTCCATCACCCAGAGTGGGAGGTCTGCCTCCTGGCTCTGGTTCTCCTTTGCTGTTTCATCTCGGAGGATTCTATTTTCAGCCCAGAAACTGGAGGAACCTGGCTTCCCTGGGCCCTCGATGGGGTGGGCGCGGAGAGCTCTGTGTGCCTCCCACAGCCTCCACCCCGGGGGCCCAGCCTCTGTGCAGGTCTTGATTAATTACCCAGGTCATCCCACTTCTTCCCGGGGAATAAGGATTCCCGGGGAAGGACTGAGACAAGGATGTAAACTAGCCGAGGTGTGTGCCCGACTGTGTGtgtatttgaatgttttataataaCGCTTTAGGGCAGCCCGTGTGGGGAACAGCTTTGCAGGGAGGTGCGGCAGGGTCTAGGAAAATCGAGCTAGCTGAAGTCATCGGGTCAGTTTCCCACGCTGCCATAACAGATGACCACAAATGAGATGGCTTAAAGcagcagaaatgtattctctcacaattctggaggctggctGTTCAAACTCAAGGTGTCCGAAAGGCCGGGCTCCCTCCAGAGGCTCTAGGGTAGACTCCTGCCCGGCCTCTGCTTCCGGCTCCTGGTGGCCCCAGGCGTTCCTTGGCTCGGGGCTCTATCACTCGAATGCCTCTGTCTTCTAaagcctttctctcctccttctcctgagttttctcttctgtctcttatCAGGACAcctgtcattggatttaggaaACAACTGGATAGTCCAGGATGAGCCTTCACGTAGTTACACTGGCAAAGACTCTTTTCCAAATAATGCCACGTTCACAGGTTCTGAGGGTGTGGACAGGGATCTATCTCTTGTGGGGGGGCACCGTTCAATCTACTACAGTCACAATAAGTTACTTGTGTGTAGGTGATGTGGCTAAAGGGGTGAATGATATTCAGATGAATCAGATAACTCAGACCGCACGGAGAGGGCGGCAGGGACTGAGTTGTGTGTGCGTTGTCTGTGACACAGAGCTGTTCTGGGACACTCGGTCTGTGCGGTGACAGGTGTGTCACCAGGTGAAGGTGAACAGAAGGGGAGAGGGCGCTTTGCCTCCGTAGTTCTTGCCATAGAGGAAGAGCAGGGCAGGCGGCCCCCTCTTGTCCTGAGGGTGACAACCTAAGAAGGGGGCTGGCACCTTTCTGACCTCCAGGGTCCTCAAGGGCTTTGGTCACCTGTCCCTGTGGCAGAGCAGGCTTGCCCCCGCCCCCTGGTCAGAGTCCCACCTAATCAGGTCTCTTACCGACTGGATCAGACTGGCTGTTTGATGACAGAGGGATCGATGACAAAAGCGGGGGAGGGGCACAGCAGTTGAGTTGTGTCTCCAGGTGGCCAGGCAGTGTTTCAGTGGAATTGTCACAGTGTGGGGAGTTGGAGATGTGACTTGGGTTCTGGGTGtggttcctggccctggccgccTGTCTGGGCACTGCATCTGCTCGTGGGGGTTTTcagaagcccagctggaaggaggagGAATTAGGGCCTGGGCGCTGCTGGGATGAAAAGTTAGCCCCCCTCTGTTTTGGAGATGCTGTGGTATCTTCCAAACCAGCAAGGGTAGCCGGTGGCGGTGGGAAAGGGAGGAGGTCCGAGCCCAGTCAGGAGGGTGAGGACAGCGGCATGCAGGCAAGGGTGCAGCACGCCCTCGAGATGGAGCTAGCAGCCCTGCGGTGTAGTCTCCAAATCAGACACTTCCGCGAGTGGAATGCTGTTAATAATCACAGGACAGCGGCATGCAGGCAAGGGGCAGCTCGCCCTCGAGATGGAGCTAGCCGCCCTGCGGTGTAGTCTCCAAATCAGACACTTCCGCGAGTGGAATGCTGTTAATAATCACAGGACAGCGGCATGCAGGCAAGGGGCAGCTCGCCCTCGAGATGGAGCTAGCCGCCCTGCGGTGTAGTCTCCAAATCAGACACTTCC
Coding sequences within:
- the NEU2 gene encoding sialidase-2 produces the protein MASCPVLQRERVFQSGTHAYRIPALLYLPRQKTLLAFAEKRMSKKDEHAELIVLRRGSYDASAHQVQWHGQEVVAQAQLEGHRSMNPSPLYDEKTGTLFLFFIAIPQQVSEHHQLHTRVNVTRLCQVTSPDHGRSWGPARDLTASAIGPAHKEWATFAVGPGHCLQLHNEARSLVVPAYAYRLLHAHQRPSPFAFCLLSHDHGLTWARGNFVAQDTLECQVAEVGGAHQRVVYLNARSPLRARVQAESANDGLDFKGARSVRKLVEPPHGCHGSVVSFPGPGAGPDSPHRWLLYTHPTDPQQRSNLGAYLNTRPPAPDAWSQPALLAVGSCAYSDLQSLGVGPDGSPQFGCLYESDNYEEIVFLLFTLKQAFQADRSPR